GTTGGCAAAATGCCTTCGCCGAAGGTTTCGTTGTAAAGGGAGACGTTACCGGAAACGATTGGTGTTTCCAGCGCAGTGCAGGCTTCGCCGATGCCTTTGATCGCGCCAACAAACTGGCCCATGATCTCGGGTTTTTCGGGGTTGCCGAAGTTCAGGTTATCGGTGGTCGCCAGTGGCAGAGCGCCAACAGCCGATAGGTTGCGATAGGTTTCCGCAACAGCCTGCTTGCCGCCTTCAAACGGGTTGGCGTAGCAATAGCGAGGGTTCACATCCACGGTGAAGGCCAGCCCTTTTTGAGTGCCCTCAACGCGGATCACACCAGCATCTCCCCCCGGAGTGGCTGCTGTGTTGCCTTGGATGAGCGTGTCATACTGCTCATAAACCCAGCGGCGGGAAGAGCCGTTGGCACTGCCAAGCAGCTTCAACAGGGCTTGTCCGTAGTCCTCAGGCGCTTCGATTTGGGAGGCAGGAATGGCGGCAGGTTCTGGCCATTGGATCCAAGGGCGGTCATATTCGGGCGCCTCGTCCCCCAGTTCCTTGATAGGAAGGTCGGCCATGACCTCGCCCTTGTGCTTCACAACGAAGCGCAGGGTATCGGTGGTTACGCCGCAGATGGCGAAATCCAGTCCCCATTTCACGAAGATCGCCTTGGCTTCTTCTTCCTTGGAAGGATCTAGAACCATAAGCATGCGCTCTTGAGATTCAGAGAGCATCATCTCATAGGCGCTCATGTTCTCTTCGCGGGCCGGAACTTTATCCAAGTCCAGATCAACGCCAAGGTTGCCTTTGGCACCCATTTCAACAGCTGAACAGGTGAGGCCAGCAGCGCCCATATCCTGAATAGCGATCACCGCACCGGTTTTCATCAGCTCAAGGCAGGCTTCCAGCAAGCACTTTTCGGTGAAAGGATCGCCAACTTGAACAGTCGGGCGTTTTTCCTCAATGGTCTCGTCAAATTCGGCAGAGGCCATGGTCGCGCCGCCAACACCGTCGCGGCCCGTTTTTGCACCAAGATAAACAATGGGAAGGCCAACGCCCTTGGCTTCAGACAGAAAAATCTTGTCAGCATCGGCAAGGCCAGCGGCAAAGGCGTTTACAAGGCAGTTGCCGTTGTAGCTTTTATGGAACTCCACTTCGCCGCCAACAGTTGGCACGCCGAAGGAGTTGCCGTAGCCCCCCACACCGGAAACCACGCCGTTCACCAGATGGCGGGTGCGCGGATGGTCCGGCTCACCGAATCGCAGTGCGTTCATGGCAGCGACCGGACGGGCGCCCATAGTGAACACATCGCGCAAAATTCCACCCACTCCCGTGGCCGCACCCTGATAGGGTTCGATGTAGGAGGGATGGTTGTGGCTTTCCATCTTGAAGACAACCGTCTGGCCGTCGTCAATGTCCACCACACCGGCGTTCTCACCCGGTCCCTCGATAACACGCGGACCTTCGGTCGGTAAGGTTTTTAGCCATTTCTTGGAGGATTTGTAGGAGCAGTGCTCGTTCCACATGGCAGAGAAAATGCCAAGTTCCGTGAATGTGGGCACACGGCCAATAAGGCTAAGAATACGGGCGTATTCGTCCTCTTTCAAACCGTGGGCCTCGATGAGTTCTGGGGTAATCTCTACTGAATTCTGAATCATCACATTCTGAATATTTGGGCGTAAAACGCCGGGCCGGATTTCACGCGCTGCTTACCAGATATAAGGCCCAATGAAAATGGCGCGTTAGAACAAGGTGATGTTTTTTTAGCGTCGGTCAGCCTTTAGGCCAAACCGATGCCAAGCCGGAAACTGGGGAGAAGGGGAGGCGTTAAAAGTCGATATTCCCCTTTATGGACGTAATAGACAAATCCTGATTGGCGAGAGGGGTTTGTATAAATGTTCCGCCGCCTTGTGCCTTAAGCCAAGGACCAGCTCCCCCAAGAACCTTCCAGGTTCCCGATGTCATGCCGCCATTTTTGACTTGAGATGGCGTGAAACTCAAAGCAAAGGAGTTACCTTCGTCATCTTTCAAGCTACACACACCGCCGCCATGTACCTGTGTATTTTTGATGAACGCCCCCCCAAAACAAAGACCAGATGCTAGGTCCAGAGGGTCTTGTCGAGTGTCTGAGAAAAAAATGTAGTAAGCATCTATACGACGTAGAAAAAGACCTTCTGTAATTTGAAGCAGGTTGGCATCTCCATAGTTTGTTCTTTTCGCGGTAGAGCTGAAAGTTGCCACACGTGTATCTACTGGAATGGCGGCCACTTGTGTCACTGGGAGAGCAAATACAGCAGCTCCCCCGAGAATAAGGCCTGATAAACCTAAGGTCCTATACGAAAAAAGAGCCATAACCATTCCTTGTTCTTGTTGTTTGCTCGCACGTTAAATGCACTATAAGTCCATTGTGCCGTGTTGTAGCGGCGTGTGCTCGCAAAAAGTGCGGATCTGGTTACTGCTCTTCATATGCACGCCCCCAGTCTTACGTTGGTTTTTTAAGGACATGATAATATTTCGAATTAGTGGTCCATAGAGGTGGTCGCCATTGCCTTGCGAAAGCTTTGCAGGTCACTGTTATGGGGCGGTATTTGTTTGGCAGGAGCCTCTAGGGGCTCAAAGGGGGAGGAGAATGAACGCCCCCAGTTTGGAGCACTCAGCATGCCGGAAAGCTGGTCGGTTTTGTGCTTGGAACCTGAGGATGAACCAAACCAGTAGTCGAAGGCCGCGCTGATATTGCGGGCAAACATGCCGCCAATGCCGGTAAGAAAGCCGATGGCGGCTCCGGTAATCTGCAAAAGGCTATCCTTGCCCTCAAGGCTGTATGCAGAAACCACCGGCACCACAATCACCAGCACAATCACAAATCCGATAATGGCAACAAGCAGCATGAAGGACTGGGACAGCAACTTGCTGGATTGTTCCATATCACGGCTGCTTGCCCTGTGTTCGCGCGCTTGCTGAACACTTTTGAGGTGCAGCTCATGCATCCGGCGTTCTGTCTCAATAAGCATTTCAAAGAACGCTTGCTGAAGCTTTGGGTCCTGTTCCAGCTTCTGCAGCGCGGCGGCGGCGGGATCTGGAGCCTGTTTTGCGGACGGCCCCAACAGGTTCCTATCGATAAATCTGGTCACTTCACTGGTAAAAGCTTCGCCGTGGTTCGGGTCAAACAGGCCCTGAAGAAACTGGGGGGCAAGGGCAGACAGAATTTGGGCTGCAACGCTTACAGGAGTACTCATCTATTCCCTTCCTTTTCAAGGCCGCCAAGGGCAATGTAAACGGCTTGTACGGCGGCTTTCACAGGTTCGCTTGCCTCTCCGCTCACTGGCAGGTTGGTCAGGCGTTCAAAGTCACGGATAGCTCCGGTAGTGCGCGGCCCCATAACATTGTCCGGTGCCCCAAGGTCTGCACCCAAGAAAGTGAGAGCCTTTTGCAGATCGCGTGTGCTCTTCAGTCTGCCTAGGTGTTTGTCGTGGGCGGAGAGTATGGGTGGGGAGGGGAATTTTTTGCGGTAGGCTGACAGGGCGCGCTTGGCATAGGCAATGCGGCGTGGATAGTGTTTCACCCCCGCCCGTTCGAATGCCTGTTCAAATGCAATTGTTTTTTCCTCCAGCCCCCGGGCTCTTCGCAGTTTGGCAAGGCTTCTTTTTTCAGAGCCTTTGAGCTCCCACAGAAGATATCCGTAATTGGCTTTGTCGCTGTGGGGTTTTAAGCCTCGTTTTTTGCACCACTGGAAAAATGTTCTCCGGCGTACGCCGTCCCATTGGGCCCATCCGTAGGCGGAACCACCCACCTGTTGCAAGGTGCGAAAGCCATTGCACTCGTGGCCCAGATTTCCAAGTATGGCAGCGGCATCAAGCAAGGGGATTGCAAGGTCTTCCACGAGGGAGGACATGATGAGCGGAGCTTTTTTTTCAAAAAGCGGCAGCTCGGGTTTGCCAAATACGCAAAGAGGCGGTTTTCCTTGCTCGTACCGCTTCATTTCTGCTCGGGTTTGCGGGCCTGCAACACCATCGGGCAGGATATGGCGAACTCTTTGAAACTGCTTGGTTGCATCCTCCAGTTCGCCGTTAAACTCATCGCAAACATTGTTGGCAAAGCCGGTGAGCACCAGCCGCTCGCTCCAGCGCTTCACGCGCATGCCACGCGTGCCGGCAAGTAAAAAAAGGTCTGGCGGTGTTTGGAAGGAGGGGCGATAGTCTTTCAAAAGCTCGTTATAGGCGTCCACTTGAAACGATGGACAGGCTTTGTTGGAATACTGGTTGTGACCGGAAACCTTTTTCAGGTTGAACCGCTCGTCCATATCCTTGATCAGCTGTTCCAAAGCCTTGTGCTGCGCCTTTGTGCGCGTGTCTTTGGGATCGCCGTTGGCATCCACACCACCCACATACGCCGCCCCAATGGAGTGGGCGTTATAGCCTCTTGTATGAGCGCCGATCCTCGCCAGCGCCCGCCCGTTGGAGATAGTTCCGTCCAGATGAACAACAAAGTGGTAGCCGATGCCTGAAAACCCTCTCGCCCGGTGCCACCTGTCAATTTGCTTTACGCTGACACTCTGGCCCTCGCGGGTTGCTGTGCAGTGGACAATTAGTTCATGTATGGAGCGCATAGTTTCCTCCATGCCTCATCCCAAGCCATACCAGAAGTTTACCACTGGTTCTGCCTGAAGGGGATTGGTAGAAAAGGAAGCAAAGAGACCGGTCGGTTAACCGGGTTTTATCCCTAAAACCAGTTCTACTCTAGCCTGTGCAGGTGCTTAGTCTTTTTTGAGGGAAAGCCCTTAGAGTGCATCAAGTGCTTTTAGGGAGTTCTGGAATTTGACTGGTCGTTTCTCAAAGCTTAGCGGCCCCATTCGCGTGACGATCGTTATCTGCGCCTTGATCGGGATCTATATCCTGCAAGATCAGGTTCTCACCTACACATCAGATGCTTATGTCGCTGCGGATATTGTTGTTCTGGCGCCGGAGGTCTCCGGTTTTGTCAAAGAAATTCCGGTGCTGAGGAACCAAAAGGTCAAAGCGGGGCAGCTGCTTATTCAAATCGATCCGGAGCCTTTGCGCCTTACGGTAGAGCAATATAAAGCGCAGGAAGGACAGGCCCGTTCCTCCCTTGAGCGCGCCGAGGCAACAGTCAGAATTACCGAATCGAACCTGTCGGCGGCGTTAGCTGCCGTGTCTAACCTACAGACAAAGCTGGAACGCTATTCGGTTCTGGAAGGGCAGGGGTTCATCCCCCGCCAAACCTATGACGATCTGAACCTGTCTCTTGTAGAGGCCGAGGCGCAGGCTGAGGCGGCAAAAGACAATGTGGAAGCGGCCAACCGGCAAGTGGAGCAAATGAAGGCCTCGGTAAAGGCAGCATCTGCCCAGTTGGCCATTGCCCAATATAACCTGAACCATACCTCTCTCACAGCCCATGAAGATGGCGTTGTGGGCAGTTATGAGGTGATGGAGGGCAACTATGTTCTGGCAGGCTCGCCGCAGGTTGCCTTGATCACCAACGACAACTGGCGCATTGTCGCCAACCTCATCGAGCGCCATGCCGCGCGCATGAAACCGGGAATGACCGTTTATTTTCAGGTCTCCAGTGATCCGTGGCGCATTCACCGTGGTAAGGTGCGCAGCATAGGGCGCGGCATCAGCCGTGTTCCCTATCAAGAACCGGTTCTCCCCTTTATCTCTCTTACAACATCATGGATCAGATTGTCTCAACGGTTTCCTGTCGAAATCGATATGGGACCCTATTTAAAGACCCACCAACCGCTTCATGGGGGGGACGCGCG
This genomic window from Pseudovibrio sp. M1P-2-3 contains:
- the purL gene encoding phosphoribosylformylglycinamidine synthase subunit PurL; the encoded protein is MMIQNSVEITPELIEAHGLKEDEYARILSLIGRVPTFTELGIFSAMWNEHCSYKSSKKWLKTLPTEGPRVIEGPGENAGVVDIDDGQTVVFKMESHNHPSYIEPYQGAATGVGGILRDVFTMGARPVAAMNALRFGEPDHPRTRHLVNGVVSGVGGYGNSFGVPTVGGEVEFHKSYNGNCLVNAFAAGLADADKIFLSEAKGVGLPIVYLGAKTGRDGVGGATMASAEFDETIEEKRPTVQVGDPFTEKCLLEACLELMKTGAVIAIQDMGAAGLTCSAVEMGAKGNLGVDLDLDKVPAREENMSAYEMMLSESQERMLMVLDPSKEEEAKAIFVKWGLDFAICGVTTDTLRFVVKHKGEVMADLPIKELGDEAPEYDRPWIQWPEPAAIPASQIEAPEDYGQALLKLLGSANGSSRRWVYEQYDTLIQGNTAATPGGDAGVIRVEGTQKGLAFTVDVNPRYCYANPFEGGKQAVAETYRNLSAVGALPLATTDNLNFGNPEKPEIMGQFVGAIKGIGEACTALETPIVSGNVSLYNETFGEGILPTPAIGAVGLLKDVEKRVGSAFIAEGETVVLLGGDGTHLGRSQYMSEILGREEGAPPSVDLAKEKRIGTFVREAIQEGHLSAAHDISGGGLAVALAEMAISGNMGASLKVSGDDLHAILFGEDQGRYVSVLKADQVSAFLSDAKKNGIKAQELGTTGGTDLTFADVTTISVADLAKAHGSWFPDYMAGNQ
- a CDS encoding phage tail tip lysozyme, with amino-acid sequence MRSIHELIVHCTATREGQSVSVKQIDRWHRARGFSGIGYHFVVHLDGTISNGRALARIGAHTRGYNAHSIGAAYVGGVDANGDPKDTRTKAQHKALEQLIKDMDERFNLKKVSGHNQYSNKACPSFQVDAYNELLKDYRPSFQTPPDLFLLAGTRGMRVKRWSERLVLTGFANNVCDEFNGELEDATKQFQRVRHILPDGVAGPQTRAEMKRYEQGKPPLCVFGKPELPLFEKKAPLIMSSLVEDLAIPLLDAAAILGNLGHECNGFRTLQQVGGSAYGWAQWDGVRRRTFFQWCKKRGLKPHSDKANYGYLLWELKGSEKRSLAKLRRARGLEEKTIAFEQAFERAGVKHYPRRIAYAKRALSAYRKKFPSPPILSAHDKHLGRLKSTRDLQKALTFLGADLGAPDNVMGPRTTGAIRDFERLTNLPVSGEASEPVKAAVQAVYIALGGLEKEGNR
- a CDS encoding HlyD family secretion protein yields the protein MTGRFSKLSGPIRVTIVICALIGIYILQDQVLTYTSDAYVAADIVVLAPEVSGFVKEIPVLRNQKVKAGQLLIQIDPEPLRLTVEQYKAQEGQARSSLERAEATVRITESNLSAALAAVSNLQTKLERYSVLEGQGFIPRQTYDDLNLSLVEAEAQAEAAKDNVEAANRQVEQMKASVKAASAQLAIAQYNLNHTSLTAHEDGVVGSYEVMEGNYVLAGSPQVALITNDNWRIVANLIERHAARMKPGMTVYFQVSSDPWRIHRGKVRSIGRGISRVPYQEPVLPFISLTTSWIRLSQRFPVEIDMGPYLKTHQPLHGGDARIFAFH